The Hevea brasiliensis isolate MT/VB/25A 57/8 chromosome 1, ASM3005281v1, whole genome shotgun sequence DNA segment gaaatctagcccaaaagtcaaagtgggctaaaatttcctgggcaaaaattggacaaaccgctcgatggatttcggtgttcttggtgtctatggaaagctcttgacgagtagatgagtttagccACAAGACCCGattcgattggtggccggattttggccgggaaattCGAAAAGTCGCGCGCGCAGGGGAGGacgttcgcgcgcgttttccggccgtttggggcggcgCCCGGTCGGCTGGGACGGTTGGGAGGCGGCGCCGGCTAGctggggaggcaggggaggtggcggtgcggcaaggggaggagggaggagagagaaaagagagagagaaggggaggaggtcgacgcgcgcggggaagggaagaagaaaaagaaaaaggccggtccgattcgatcggtccgatccggtccggtttgattcggccggtccgattcaggatacaaaattttaaatttttactctgcctcgggacctaaaacgaggtccaaaaattccgaaaaaattccagaaaactcagaaaaattcgtaaactccaaatatatttttagttttgccacgtggtctttaaattaatttttaaaaatcatcaaagtttatattttcggaaaatcgaacccgatttttaaaatctgaaaaatctcaaaaaaatttctagaatttaaataaaattaaaataccaaaaatgctcataaaataataaaatttaaaatttttggagtgTTACAACTTGtacataattataaatttattatttataataaatgatataaatctTTTACTTGTATTTAAACATTAAatataaatgtatacatttatcaCTTTAtggttaaataattttattttaattatatatgtatatatatatagtggCAGAGTTAGATATTAAATTATGAGAGGGTAAATATAAAGTTTTAAaacgatatatatatatttgatataatcatttgtaaaatttaaattataaatgattatatttgatataatttaattatataataattttaaataatagttTTGaacatattattttataaaatcatcataaaaaattaacatatttataatattaataaatataataattaatataaataaaattataaattatctatTAAATGAGTTAATTTATAAACTAGCTAACTCACAAAACTTAAAAGAAGTTAATATTAATGAAAGAAGCCATCCATATCTTTTACATCAACTGCAGTAAAAAGACAACGGTGGAATTTGATTAGTGTGTGGCTTTACAACAACTACTATCTGCCAATATGGAAAAGACAAACATTAGGTAGCCTAACCTTGTTCTAgaattctatttcatttcaatgTCAATGCATTAGGTATagcttttccaaattcaaataataatcaactcaaatgggtcaataataataataaattaaaaggtaaattttattaatttaatctctattttcctttatatatatatatatatatatatattccaaatTACTagtttaaacttttttttttttacaataaatAACATATATTTAGGATATGTTTATCAATACTGTTGAAATTGCTATTGAAAAATttactttttaaaatatattaattagagaatattaaaatttatataaaagtaaatttaataaattttaattataaaaatattaaaatagaaaataatttttttaacagtatttaaaagatttttttttcctaaaaagCAATTTTAAGCCTTTAAACTCAATATCAAACCAGtgattaataatttaattgttaatatTAGTGAAAGTTGAGTGCTTGTCTGATAATATAGCAAATGAAGAGATTAAAATCTGCCAGTTTCTTTtgaaaaatttgatttggataCATATGTATGAATTAATTGACTTTTGAGTCTCGTTGGTCCTAAAGCCAAAACCTGCTCCCACCTAGCTATTCTCTTTTAATGATGGTCaaatttatttacattaattatagATCCACCTAAAATATGTGCGAATTCACTCAAGCGTAGTAATTTGGTGGTTAATTTAGTGAGATGGCCTTATCTAACTCCGATTCGTCTCTTCACACTAACATGATAACTAAATATTATCTCTACTTATAAGTGCAATAGGAGGTGGCTACGGATTGTCCAGTAGTTCATCTTATTAGGTGACACATCGGTTTTGATGATAGGTCTCTTCCTATAGGATTAACTTAAATTGAGAACGTTAACTGGTGACCTTGAGTCTCGAGTTTAAAAAGGTTATGACTGTCACGCTTAAAGagcctttattttcttttaaacaaaaaaaaaaatgtgtgaATCCTTTAACAAAATTAGGGTAAATATCACATGCGGTGACTTAACATTATgagtattttcataaaaaatcactaaactttaattttttttaataaaactcactaatgtcacgacccaacctatgggccggaccggcactatgacctgagccagcctaaagctcccgagtcccgtagtaagcctaactatttctcaacccaactctaaggccaatttaggcccaatttcaagaatgcaaccggacagagtccggccataaaatggaccttttaacggggagtttttgacttacccgacctgtaaacacaatatataatcaattggggagctcagctcaccctccacatactcataataatataaagtcaaatgggagctcagctccctcatccagtccaacatacatacatataataagtttacaggtccaacatggcaaattatattacaggcccatatcaaataaatatttataacacatgcgaaaattctaggagttaacagaattatacaaatattacagacattaatagacgacctgcgaagaagaaaaacaggttaaccacaacaataatcctcctgtagcctggaaaaataatgaacaggagtgagcgttcgactcagagagtaaaatatcaattttaaccataatctctatagctatctaaaactaatgcaccctgtgaagtgaaatgcaacaccgttataaatttcatacaaatcacattaaaaaggcaatttagagcactcacacacccaacactgtcaaacaatacatatatgggagctgatcccctatacagccctcttaatccaacctctgccaacgaagatctcaagccagactttcgcttaataaaccaatacggggtcccagcgaagaactcaagctgtgtctaccccgaaggaccgggtcccagtgaagatcacaagccgtgtctacccgtcctatccatatccaacactataccacacgcacgccaatgcacacacactgctccaaatcaccacaaacaacatccatggcacttcaacatttataaatgcaatgtaaaacgtgcctagtgtttaactacatagatacatacatataagtgatgcatggacatacttgaacatataataatatcgaaattacaattaaaattaatattttactcacagactcaaccgaagtcactgtggctgcTGGGCGGAGAAGAAagactgtcccggctcacctgacaattttattacaattatttaatacttttgactcaatacaaactaagaaaaaagataagagatgtcctaagtcgtgccgaaaattcgacagagtctcccctatacctaggacctacccaacctgcaaaagggcttaaaacgcacttctatatctacaaaccatatacccacaactcaatcacatcacacagtccctcctgggcctatccaaacagtcatcaaccacaatataaaattacagtttagtcattataattgacccttttgcaaaaactacacaaatgagctctaaaaattctaaaactttgccccgctgttcttagcaatattactaagctaatgcaaaaggaatcataattttctgagctaccttgaatattttacggatttctaatccaattcaagcactaaacaattaagaaaaagtatgatttgggtttacctatgccgattccgaccccggggacgcgctcgggaagTCTGACAACGGTGGAGTAGCCAAAATCGcgacccaattccaagactttttcggttgCCTGTCTGTCTGACCGAAAATTTGAGACCCGGGCAGCTGtggaatttccgtgaattgaaggtacctacaagaagcccacaacacgggggttagtacaaaatttttatagaattttctaagctcatttagtactcggaaaaacactacgaagtttcatgagacccaccaaaaaacggtgtcgaaaaatttcgaaatttatattgccgcgaagctctcgacgagtggagcgctctggtactctcggttttctcgtggggttcacggtttgcgagaaatctagcccaaaagtcgaaatgggctaaaaatcccggacaaaaattgggcaaaccgctcgatgaattttggtgttcttggtatctatggaaagctcttgaggtatagatgagtttagacacaagacccggcccaaacagtggccggatcggccggattttagcTGGGAAGTCGAAATGGCGCACGCGCACAGGTGGGTTTTCGCGCGCATTTTTCGGCCGCCTGGGACGTCGGCCGGCTATGGGGAGGCACTGGAGCGGCGCGCCAGCGAGGTGAAGAGGGCTGAGTGACGGTGGCGCGcgcgtggggaggagggaggagaaagAAAACGGGAGGGAGAGAGGGCGACAGGAACACGcgggggagaagaaaaaggagaaGAAGGCTGGTCCGATTcgtccggtccgatccggtccaatTCGATTCGGCCAATccaattcaagatacaaaatttttgtatttttactctgccctgtgaccgaaaacgaggcccaaaaattttgaaaaaattctagaaaactcgaaAAAATTCGTATAGTCcaaatttatttttacttttgccatgtggtctttaaattaatttttttaaaaatcatcgaagttttatattttcgaaaaattgaacccgatttctaaaattcgaaaaatttcaaataatttcctaaaatttaaataaaataaaatattaatatttactcacaaaataataaatttaaaaattaggggtgttacagctaaactttaatttaatttcataaaagttactgcaatcaataattaaaagtttTCAAATTAACCCGCTAACCTgttaactattttataaataaaattaccttattttattagtttcttaAAAAAAAGAAGCATAAAACACATATAGCTACCCCTTTGTCATTAACCTCCCCCCGCTCTCCCACTTATTTGTTTTTTCTCTACAAGTAATTACtagttaaataattttatttataaattagttGACGGATCAGCAAGTTAATATGAAAACTTTTAATTTCAAGTAATAATGAAttttatgaaatcaaattgaaattcagtgagttttataaaagaaattaaagtttaataacTCTTacgaaaatatttataaaattaagtgaTCAAGTGTAATAATTACCCAACAAAATTGGAAACACAAGGAAGACAAAACAACACAAATATTcaatctttaatttctttttattggtTGCTTGTGTTAAAATGAGCATTATATATTTCTCTCTGTGCTATAAAAATAggaggttttttttttaatttgtcttaaattataagttattttctttttaaaataataatttatttattagtttattaatacaacattatttcatatatattgaaaaaataaaatttattagaataatttaataatattagttatttaagttttaataaaataatatgagTGGATGATATATtaagaataaaattaaataaaaattatattatttaaattatattaattatattttcttaaactatgcaaaaataaaattatatctatctttatgagatgaaatgatataatttaaaaaaaaaaataaatcgttAATGTTAATTGTCAATTGattaatttgttttattttttattaagtttttcaaccaattttttaattaataaattgtttaatttatattaatcaatttaaatttaggttttacaaaaaaaaatcaatagcATTTATTTTCGagcaaaatatatatttttatatttgttattattataaaataaatatgaatatctgtcttattttttaaatttcatatatagtaaattaaaaagttaaaatataaacttataaaaatttgtaataaaaaatattataaaataaatataatattatatgctTGCACAATTCAATTGGTttgattaattattaattttataaaataaaaattgtgtaCAGTAACTATTTTGAAATTAATCATTgggttaatatttttttattaatttttgtgaTTTTCGTACCCTGTCAACCCTACCAAAAGTTTacccaataatatatatatatatatatatatatatatatatatagagagagagaaagagaaggtCAGATTCACCGATCATTATATATGAATACAGGATGAATTTGTGAAAAGCTAATAATTTATGCAATAATAACACAAAGTTTATAGGACTTAATATTTGGCAGTAACTCAGTAttgaaattaaagttaattttaatactATATTACTAAAATGGACCATACTATGTTGataaaatagaataaatttaatttcactttataAGATACTGTATGAAATTTATAAGATTAAACATTTGTCAGTGACGTTATATCGATACTAGAATTAACTATGATACCATATTAATATAATAGATAGGATGTAACTCTATCTGAAATACGTGGAGGAAAATTTCTTGAATTATatataaaacttttttttttcaacataatcatcttattaaattttatcaaaaattcaataatattaatttaattatgataaaATCAGAATAGGTATTTTTACTTATATGTAAATTGAATTTGGATAAAAGATagtctattttaatttaataattaaaaacataTTATTCACTTGCAGAATAAATATGTTGAAAATTAATgtcaataaattattaattttttaatattttgaaaattGTTAAAGAATGTGGAATCGTCAAGGATTTGAATCCGTAATTAATTTACCACGAGTTAAATGCTTGGTTATTGAATTATCATACGATGAACCATAGCTTATGCTAAGTCTTATCAATCACTAAAAAAAGAGGTCGTTGATGAAGATTTCAATAAAGGAATCATTTTGCTTTGAACAAAATTTCATTTTTCCACTTAATTTTTTGGGTCAAGATTAGGCAACTTTGAAAGGAAGGTGGATATACTATTTGCATGATACACATTACTTTAAGGTaaagtaaattaataaaattatttatatatgtcTAATTTAGGattaaattgtaataataattcaatttaatatttgaaaattatttaaatttattttatatgcaataataataaaaaattgtttaaattaataattaaaaaaaattctctcAAATTGAGGCTATTGaattagtaaaataaaaaaaaaatgaataaataatttAGTCTATCGGCATGGGTATAGTCCAATGGCAATAACATTCTTGCAACATCTCATGTTCTTATCTTAATCAAGGGTAATTTGGGAAGTTTAAAAAAGTGTGGACAATATTTCAAAATGATGTTCCCTCTAATTTGGCTGTGATACTATTGAGTTAACCTTGACCATAcacaaaaaatttatttttcgCTTTTTGAAGttatgataaataattattttattttattttttattatttttagggTAATTTTATTTACATAAAACACTAATTATAAAAATAGCACTTTCTGCAGCTGTGTGACAgcagattaaaaaaaaagaaaaaacagaaAATAGTTAGCTGAGAACATGGTGACATCAAAAGTGGAgttcaaaaattttattaaaaaaaaaaaaacttggagtcCTATTAGCCGCACGTTGCCTGCAACATGCTCTAGCTTTCCAGAGTCAAGAGTCTatggagagagagagtgtgttgGAAAGGAGAGAAAATACAGGTTCATCTTGTATACTTAACTCTGTTATGTCTTTTATAAACAAAAGCCAAGAACCAATTTGTGCAAGACCCAGTAGTGTTTGTAACCGAAATCAAGAAAATAAGGCTAGCCATTATATCCCTCTTGACTCTTCTGCTAGTTTCTCATCTTCTTTCTCATCTGCTTTATGATTTTGCAGATGCTCTCTTCTGTTTTTAGGATGCTTTTAGTATTCTTTCACATGATATTATTCATTACTAGACTCTTTAATACTCGGTATCAACCTTGCATTATGTAATTCTACTTTCTTATTTGCTGTTACTTCAGTACTTGAAGATCTTGTTGGTGGGCTCAGGCTATACTCTTTTCTAATTTGTAAGTTTCAGCTGTGTATATCAAATTCTTCTTCGATCAGAGAAAGAGGCAAAATCACagattcttttctttctttaaaacTTTTCTTTTCCAGTGTGTGCCCTCTCAAATTCCTTGAATTTTTTTCTAGGAATCAGTCTTTTGTCAGATTTGTTGGTTTAGATAGGGAAACTCATTCATTTGGTACTGTTATTAAAACTATGGGTTTGTTCCAATTTAGATTCTTGTGTTTGTGTCTTTTCCTTGCGTTCAAAACCAGTATTACTAGTTCTCAGTATATAGGCCAGATATATCCTGGTTTCCAAGCATCTCATATGGATTGGATAGAGAAAGAGGGGCTGTTCTTGCTATCTAGGAACTCTACTTTTGGTTTTGGCTTCAGAACTTCCCTTGACGCTCAATCTTATTTACTAGTTGTCATCAACTTGAAAAGTTCCAAAGATGTATGGACTGCTAATAGAGGTTTGTTGATCAGCGATTCTGATCACTTTGTGTTTGAAAAAAATGGAAATGTTTATTTGCAGCGTGGAGATGGTGTGGCTTGGTTCACAGGTACTGAAGGGCAAAGAGTTACTTCTATGGAACTGATGGACTCAGGTAACTTGGTGTTGCCTGGGGACAATGGAAGTATTCTTTGGCAGAGTTTTAGCTATCCCATAGATGCTCTTTTACCGGGCCAGGACTTTGTAGAAGGAATGAGACTTAAAAGTTTCCCAAACAAGAATTACTTGTATAATTATCTTGAAATTAAGTCTGGCGATTTGGTCTTGTATGCAGGATACATAACTCCACAAGTATACTGGTCCCTGGCAAATGAAAGCCGGAAAACCAATAATAGGGTTAATGGCAAGGTGCACTCCGCATCTCTGGTTTCCAATTCATGGAATTTCTATGATCAAAATAGAGTCTTGCTCTGGCGGTTCATATTCTCTGATAATTCTGACCCACATGCTATGTGGGCTCTGACATTAGGCTCTAATGGGGCAATTGGGTTCTATAATTTTGAAAAAGGAAAGTCAGTTAACCATGAGGCAACTAAGATACCACAAGATTCCTGCAGCATTCCAGAGCCGTGTGAGAGATACTATGTGTGCTATTTTGACAATAGGTGTCAATGCCCATCGCAACTCAATACTCATTTTGGTTGCAAACCTCCCGAGGCCTCAACCTGTAATGGCTCCAAAATTTCAGCTGAGCTTTTTTATGTTGGTGAGAAGCTGGATTATTTTGCATTTGGGTTCGTTACACCCTTCCTGAAATCTAATTTAAATGCTTGCAAAGAAGCCTGTCTTGGAAACTGTCCTTGCATTGTGCTGTTCTTTGAAAATAGTACTGGAAGATGCTTTCTGTTTGATCAGGTAGGGAGCTTGACTCGCAGTCAGCCGGGTTCTTCAGGTTATATTTCATATATGAAGGTGTCAGTGGGGGAGCGAAATTCGGCCAGTAGTAGGAATTTAGGGAAGGAAGCCCTATTGATTGCAATCATTGTTATTGCAACAGTAGTGGCAATTGCTTGTTTACTTTATGTGGGAATCTGGTATCGCCGCAGAGGGAAGAAGTA contains these protein-coding regions:
- the LOC110650294 gene encoding LOW QUALITY PROTEIN: G-type lectin S-receptor-like serine/threonine-protein kinase SD2-5 (The sequence of the model RefSeq protein was modified relative to this genomic sequence to represent the inferred CDS: deleted 1 base in 1 codon), coding for MGLFQFRFLCLCLFLAFKTSITSSQYIGQIYPGFQASHMDWIEKEGLFLLSRNSTFGFGFRTSLDAQSYLLVVINLKSSKDVWTANRGLLISDSDHFVFEKNGNVYLQRGDGVAWFTGTEGQRVTSMELMDSGNLVLPGDNGSILWQSFSYPIDALLPGQDFVEGMRLKSFPNKNYLYNYLEIKSGDLVLYAGYITPQVYWSLANESRKTNNRVNGKVHSASLVSNSWNFYDQNRVLLWRFIFSDNSDPHAMWALTLGSNGAIGFYNFEKGKSVNHEATKIPQDSCSIPEPCERYYVCYFDNRCQCPSQLNTHFGCKPPEASTCNGSKISAELFYVGEKLDYFAFGFVTPFLKSNLNACKEACLGNCPCIVLFFENSTGRCFLFDQVGSLTRSQPGSSGYISYMKVSVGERNSASSRNLGKEALLIAIIVIATVVAIACLLYVGIWYRRRGKKYLEFQQQNQDGDDFWDSLPGMPARYIFSDLCKATKNFSMKVGQGGFGSVYLGVLPNGTQLAVKKLEGIGQGKKEFRAEVSIIGSIHHVHLVKLKGFCAEGAHRLLVYEFMGKSSLDKWIFNNNKESSLLDWNTRFNIALGMAKGLAYLHEECEVKIVHCDIKPQNVLLDDNFTAKVSDFGLAKLMNREDSLVYTTVRGTRGYLAPEWISNSPISEKSDVYSYGIVLLEIIGGRKNYDSSESSEKSHFPSYSFKMLEEGRLREIIDPKLDINENDVRVVTAIKVALWCIQEEMQLRPPMTKVVQMLEGLCDVPDPPISSQSASRSMSSVIKWNSKECSSSGFVDDTSDAFLSDTGLSGPR